The Heterodontus francisci isolate sHetFra1 chromosome 35, sHetFra1.hap1, whole genome shotgun sequence sequence aaacagtgacaatatttgtgttgcggtggttcttttgcgggtatccataatgattattatttgagagattaaattcattaaaactcaatatctttgatctcacctgtattttagttacaaacatacttttgttcaaacaggcaaatgattgaatgaaccagaataaatgggctatttcctccacccaagttacaaggaagagtgtcatcagctccttctcacacacaatacgtacattataACTCAcaaagcgcagagacacagacaggtcatcagttccacagtctcagacagcagaaatagttccagagacacattttcaatccatcaatcaaatagagcaggaaagacagacgttgtttccatgtcatcccaactcattaccactgacaggtagatacataaatcccagtccaacatctcacccacaatcaaattatcagtgtgtcaatcccacaatagtgcaacctcagctacaaattaaacacacagagaactgacacgttgttcctgtttcaaagttacagaattaacctcaataatgtactctgagattcaagttaaataccagcccaatatttacacaggttatgagtttattatcagtattaattcccatcatgtttccagacataaacattagactcaagtccataatcagattgagagattctgaaatatcgtataacctgagatccaaactcagatgccagtttaaaactcatccggattgtgaaactaaaagatacattataaatttgatcagtatagtctgagctctaaattacatagcagtcctgaaacctcgtacagtggcagatggaagatactgtacaattccagactgagctcattttacatgcaagtccaagatactcactcagactgaatggcactgatcaaattgatcagtacagcctgagttacacttgcacaccaatcctgtatcagattgtaggatacattatctttcactattgtgttcacagtgacagatattttatactaagcaaaacctcaaatatattgtctgcttaaaacctaccacatcaatggcctgttgctgtgctgacattttatggagaataaatccagacttgccatcagtcccagggacggaagattatataatgaatcccacactcacacagagtaccagatactgatagatagagagtgatgctgaaacacatgctcagtgccagatgctgaaagatagaggttgattactgcactcactcacagtacttcagcctgagtcatctaaagcaacctaacacacaaaaaatagcagtgagagagtaagaaagagttcaaaactcacatagagtaccagacactgatagatacaaactgaataCGACACACACATGGATATCGGATTGgcgaactcacaggaaacagagagtggggacaaatggggcatattcagattgacaaactgtaactaatggattgtcacagggatcagtgctggtgcctcaactatttatggtctatattaataattgcatgaagggaccgagtgtactgttgccaaatttatggatggtacaaagataggtaggaaagaaagctgtgaggaggacataaagtgtctgcaaagagatatagataggttaagtcagtgggcaaaagtttggcagatggagtataatataggaaaatgtgagattgtctactttggcaggaagaatagaaaaacagaatattacttacatagagacagactgcagaatgctgctgtactgagggatctgggtgccaggtacatgaattacagaaaagttagcatgaaggtacagcaagtaattaggaatgcaaatggaatgttggaatttctaGCAAGGGGAAtggggtataaaagtagggaagttttgctgtaactgtacagggcattagtggcatcccaactaaagtactccatacagttttggtctccttacttaaggagggatatacttgtattggaatcagttcaaagaatgttcactaggctgattcctgggatgaagggttgacttgtgagaaaaagttgagcagattgggcctctactcactggagtttagaagattgagaggtgatcttattgaaacctataagattctcagtgggctggacaggtagatgctgggaagatgtttctccttgtgggggaatgtagaattatgggccacagtttcaagataagaggtctcccattcaagaaagagatgaggaggaatttcttctgtcagagggttgctcatctttggaattctgttctccagaggactgtggaggctgggtcattgaatatattcaaggctgtgacagacagattttttgatgtacaagggagtcattggtcaatgggcacaggcaggaaagtggaattaaggcctcaatcagaacaggcatgatcttattgaatggcagagcaggatttatgggccacatggccttctggaagcgatcctgagtgtcattgtcgatatctgcccttggtgacaggaggttcccaaagtatgagcagtgatccacattgtccagtgattcgccgtggatcttaatagtcgggggcagtgtcggggagcaggctggcagaggaccttagctttccggatgttttgcttcaagccaattctttcatacgcctccatgaatgcatcgatgagggtttgaagcttggcctctgagtgtgcgcatatgcaagcattgtcagcatactgcagcccgatgacagatgttggagtggccttgcttcaggactgcaggcaatgtagtttcaatagtttcccactcgtcctgtagagtagatctgcttacacgaactaaagaacagctgatgggctgaaagagtgcaggaaatacagcaacttgctgacagccacgacatgtgtggattcttcagcaccatcaagaccatttatggcccaaattaccaaggacctaccctactgagagtaaagaatggagtgacactgatcaaggtcagagaggcagtcagcactcgttggaagtagcactttgaagatctcctcaatcgcaactcagtccttgatgcaagtgccacattccacagcttgttacccaccatgacgtcagcacaatcccagcccaacagaaattgaaaaggcaatctaacaggtaaaaaaaaatgaaggccaccggcatcgATGGAATTctctctgaaaatctaaaatacgacagagaagaacacttaacacaaatacatggtctcatttccttcagctggaaggacgagagcacgccagggatctctgagatgctgtcattgtgatcatcaccaaaaatggtgacaagaccgactgtggtaatgacagaggggtatcccagctgttcactacagagaaggtcatcacaagagtccttctcaactgtctcttccccgtggctgaagatctcccactggaatcacaatgtggattctgtccatcaagagacacagtggacatgatcttcacagcaagacaactccaagaaaatgtagggagcagcagcaacctttctacctggtcttctctgacctgacaaaggccttcgactctaccaaccaggagggattatggaacgtcttcctcaaatttggctgccggaaaaattcgtcaccaacctccaacgactgcatgatgacatgcaagctgaaatccttcccaacggacctaccactgacccaatcccaatgcaaactggggtcaactaagtctgtgtcatcgcaccaacgctcttttccatcttcctcgccgcaacactccacctcaactcctcacactcaaacacagcaacagagactgacagatacagaatggatgtcatactcaaacccagtaccagagtctgacagatacagtggtgcagtggttagcactgcagcctcacagctccagggacccgggttcgattctgggtactgcctgtgcggagtttgcaagttctccctgtgaccgcgtgggttttcgccgggtgctccggtttcctcccaccgccaaagacttgcaggttgataagtaaattggtcattgtaaattgctcctagtgtagattgggattactgcagggctagtataaatgggtgattgttggtcggcacagactcggtggcccgaagggcctgtttcagtgctatattctcgaaataaataaatacggaataaatccatacagcaccagagactgagaactgctgaatgacagaacacattcaaacacaggagcagagaataaaagaaatggaattaattgcacactcacatgcaatagcaacgacacagaatcatcaataagcgtcctctcaacaacatgcagaacatttccagagagcttgacacagggagcggctctttcaatgtaaactgcagctggagagagtctttgtgaaacagaCTTCCTGGTTGCAGtccgaatgtttgtgattggctgcaaagtttgaatgtgattggatggtgaaggacaccaattataTTATTACAATATAAaatcattgtgacatcactcccaatcaccatctttactttcccccatccctcattagcatagagctgtgggattgtctatttaatccgcactcggagggggtttggtttatttctgtgtctgaaattgaaactgaagatggttgaggagaagaagaaagcagctgctaagaagggcgccaagaaaactgtgagtaaaccatcagcaaagggcggtaagaggcggagaaagtcgaggaaggagagttactccatctacatctacaaagtgatgaagcaggttcaccccgacaccggcatctcttccaaggccatgagcatcatgaactcgtttgtgaacgatattttcgggcgcatcgcgggtgaggcttcccgcctggcccattacaacaagcgcagaaccatcagcacccgggagatccagaccgctgtgcgcctgctgctgcccggggagttggccaagcacgccgtgtcggaagggacaaaggcggtgaccaagtacaccagctccaagtaaaactgcacaatggactgaaaaacatcccaaacacaacggctcttttaagagccacccacaatctctctgaaaaagctacatcatctctctggttttaatttgttttgttttttttataCGGAGAGTCTGGTACTTTCTatttgcctttctgatctcttttaaccccatggattctgggtgattcagtttcactgtctgagatctttgtttctctacttaataatgcggcgtaaattaattactgatcactgagcccatgtgcgctttgatctcggactattctccgtcctttttgaaacagtctgtaagcggcggcagaaagtctctcacagcattctggaagcggacacatttcaggtcaatctttgtcaagataccgcatcactgattctagattgaacctatttgtgggagacaaaagcggagagaagatttttactgtcgagttgaaatgagagactgaggtttcctacaacagcggggtttctggtaaatgtacttattattgaggccgagcttgaacaagggaaacaagtgactgagaactgatctgtcagcttattgacgaaatagtacaataacgaaaatgaacgcgcacatggggtcagtgatcagtaattaatttacacggcattattaagtagagacacaaagatctcaacagtgaaggtgaatcacccagaatccatggggttaaaacagatatcacaaaggcaattagaaagttccagaccctttgtataaaaaaaaacaaattgatactaTCGGGATGAtggtgtagctttttcagagagattgtgggtggctcttaaaagagccgttgtgtttgatctgtttttcagtccattgtgcagttttacttggagctggtgtacttggtcaccgcctttgtcccttccgacacggcgtgcttggccagctccccgggcagcagcaggcgcacggcggtctggatctcccgagagctgatggtgctgcgtttgttgtaatgggccaggcgggaagcctcacccgcgatgcgctcgaaaatatcgttcacaaacgagttcatgatgctcatggccttggaggagatgccggtgtcggggtgaacctgcttcatcactttgtagatgtagatggagtaactctccttcctcgactttctccgccttttgcctccctttgctggtggtttactcacagttttcttggcgcccttcttagcagctgctttcttcttctcctcaaccatcttcagtttcaaattcaaacacagaaataaaccaaaccccttccgagtgcggattaaatagacaatcccacagctctatgctaatgagggatgggagaaagtaaagattgtgattgggtgattgggagtgatgtcaaaacGATTTTATATTGGAATTCTacaattggtctctttcgccatccaatcagaataaatatttgcaaccaatcacaaacacccgtaCTGGAATctgtaagtatatttcacaaagactctctccagtcccagtttatagtaaaacagtcgctccctgtgtaaagctccctggaaatgtcctggctgttgttgggaggacactttttgactgattctgtgtcgttgtgtctctgctattgcatgtgagtgtgcaattaattccgtttattttactctctgctactgtgtttgagtgttttatgtaatttggtcgctctcagtctctggtcccgtgtcagtgcgccattttcccacactcttggccagtctggacatagcagtggaagcctttcccatgcacttgttgacttctgcatcgggagacaggttactggtgatagttgagcctggataggtaaactcttgaaccacttccagagcgtgttcgcccatattgatggatggagtatttataatgacctgtcccatgatgttcgttttcatgaggctgatggttaggccaaattcgttgcaggcagccgcaatgctgtcaatgagtctctgcagacactcttcagtgtgggatgttaatgcagcattgtcagcaaagaggagttccctgatgcggactttctgtactttgctcttcgctcttagacgggcaaggttgaacaaactgccatctgatcttgtgtggaggaaaattccttcttctgaagacttgaacgcatgtgagagcagcagggagaagaagatcccaaacagtgtaggtgcgagaacactgctatgtccagactggccaagtgagtgtggggaaatggcacactgacacggaacacaaaagtccaagtatatcaagcctgtgtcctcagtactttgctctacggcagcgaggcctggacaacgtatgtcagccaagagcgacgtctcaatacattccatctttgctgcctctggagaatccttggcatcaggtggcaggaccgtatctccaacacagacgtccttgaggcggtcaacatccccagcacatacaccctacggagccagcggcgcttgagatggattggccatgtgagccgcatgaaagatggcaggatccccaaggacacattgtacagcaacctcgtcactggtatcagaaccaccgaccatccatgtctctgctttaaagtcgtttgcaaacacgacatgaagtcctgtgacatcgatcacaggtcgtgggagtcagttgccagtgatcgccagagatggcggacagccataaatgcggagctaaagtatggtgagtcgaagaaacatagcagttggcaggaaaaaagacagaagctcaaggggagagacaactgtgtaacagccccgacaaccaattttatctgcagcacctgtggaagagtctgtcactctagaatttgcctttatagccattccagacactgcttcacaaaccactgacaagctccaggcgctgacccattgtctctcgagacaaggaggccaaagaagaagaagaagaaaagaagtctccggtgctgtgtggattcattctgtatctatcagactcgaggactgtgagtgtgatatccattctgtatctgtcagtctctggtactgtgagtgtgacatccattctgtatctatcagactctaggactgtgagtgtgaggagatgaggtggagtgttgcggcaaggatgatggaaaagagcattggtgcaatgacacagccttgctcgaccccagtttgcattgggattgggtcagtggtaggtccgttggaaggattacagcttgcatgtcatcatgcagtcgtcagaggatgatgatgaatttctctgggcagccaaatttgaggacgttccataatccctcctggttgggagagtcgaaggcctttgtcaggtcagagaagaccaggtagaaaggttgttgctgctccctacattttcttggagttgtcttgctgtgaagatcatgtccattgtgcttcttgatggacagaatccacattgtgattccaggaggagctcttcagccacggggaggaggcagttgagaaggactcttgtgatggccttccctgtggcggacagcagggatacccctctgtagttaccacagtcagtcttgtcaccttctttaaagatgatcactattacagtgtctcggagatcccctgtcatgctctcctccttccaaatgagggaaatgagaccatgtatttgtgtcaagagtgcttctctgccagattttagaattttgatgggaattccatctgtgccagcggccttattgttttttagctgtcagatggccttttcaatctctgtcagcctgggattgtgctgacagcacggtgggtagcatgctgtggaatgcggtcaagggcactcgcatcaaggactgagtcacgattgaggagatcttcaaagtgctccttgcaacgagtgcagactgcctatctgtccttgatcagtgtcactccattcttttgctctcagtagggtaggtccttgggtacgtgggccgtgaatggtcttgactgtgctgaagaatccacacatgtcgtggctgtcagcaagtttttgttgttccagtgttctttcagcccatcagctgttctttaggtcgcatgtgtagatctactctacaggacgagtgggaaactatttaacctatgttgcctccagtccagatgtaaggccactccaacctctgtcatcaagctgcagtatgctgacgatgcctgcatatgcgcacactcagaggccaagcgtcaaaccctgatcaatgcattcacggaggtgtatgaaataattggccttaagcaaaacatccagaagacaaaggtcctctaccagcctgctccccgacactgcccctcgactatcaagatccacagcgaaccactgggcaatgtggatcactgct is a genomic window containing:
- the LOC137350454 gene encoding histone H2B 1.2-like, translated to GAKKTVSKPPAKGGKRRRKSRKESYSIYIYKVMKQVHPDTGISSKAMSIMNSFVNDIFERIAGEASRLAHYNKRSTISSREIQTAVRLLLPGELAKHAVSEGTKAVTKYTSSK